From the Gordonia bronchialis DSM 43247 genome, one window contains:
- a CDS encoding isochorismatase family protein, protein MSTTDDRDRPGDVLIVVDVQNDFCEGGALGVDGGTAVAGAVTTLLPEYRTVVATRDYHIEPGDHFSDDPDYVDSWPPHCRVGTDGVAFHPAFDAGRADEVFSKGEYSAAYSGFEGATADGTTLSSWLRAAGAKRVDVVGIATDHCVRATALDAAEAGFTTRVLLNFTAAVAAETTRSALAEMREAGVELVGDLLYDGASRS, encoded by the coding sequence ATGAGCACTACCGATGACCGCGACCGTCCGGGCGACGTGCTGATCGTCGTCGACGTGCAGAACGACTTCTGTGAGGGCGGCGCGCTCGGCGTCGACGGCGGTACTGCTGTCGCCGGCGCCGTCACCACGCTGCTGCCCGAGTACCGCACCGTCGTCGCCACCCGCGACTATCACATCGAGCCGGGTGATCATTTCTCCGACGACCCCGATTACGTGGACTCCTGGCCGCCGCATTGCCGCGTCGGGACCGACGGCGTCGCCTTCCATCCCGCCTTCGACGCCGGCCGCGCCGACGAGGTGTTCTCCAAGGGCGAGTACAGCGCCGCCTACTCCGGATTCGAAGGCGCCACGGCCGACGGGACCACACTGTCGTCCTGGTTGCGTGCTGCCGGCGCCAAAAGGGTCGACGTCGTCGGGATCGCGACGGACCATTGTGTCCGCGCCACCGCGCTCGACGCCGCGGAGGCGGGCTTCACCACCCGCGTGCTCCTGAACTTCACTGCCGCAGTGGCTGCCGAGACCACCCGGTCGGCCCTGGCCGAGATGCGCGAAGCCGGCGTGGAATTGGTCGGTGATCTGCTCTATGACGGTGCGAGCCGTTCCTGA
- a CDS encoding nicotinate phosphoribosyltransferase: protein MTFENTALLTDQYELTMVAAALRQPIAHRSCVFEVFARRLPDGRRYGVVAGTGRVIDELAHFRFGDEEIAIVEKFLDAETVAWLRDYRFSGDIDGYREGELYFPGSPILTVRAEFAEGVLLETLILSILNHDSAIASAAARMVSAAGTRPIIEMGSRRTHERAAVASSRAAYIAGVAATSNLEAARRYGVPSAGTAAHAFTLAFTGPGGPDEKAAFAAQIDALGVGTTLLVDTYDITAGVRNAIEVGGTGLGAVRIDSGDLGVLARQVRHQLDDLGATETRIVVSGDLDEYAIASLRAEPVDTYGVGTSLVTGSGAPTAGMVYKLVEVDGVPVAKRASHKESRGGAKTAIRAARPTGTIVEEIVYRSGEPKPASDGLTLRDLQIPLVRGGDPVPGLPTLTDARAHLADGLVSLPWEGLGLSHGDPAVPTRYVLDAAPKV, encoded by the coding sequence GTGACCTTCGAGAACACCGCCCTGCTCACCGATCAGTACGAGCTGACCATGGTCGCCGCCGCGCTGCGGCAACCGATCGCGCACCGGAGCTGCGTGTTCGAGGTGTTCGCCCGCCGGCTGCCCGACGGCCGCCGCTACGGCGTGGTCGCCGGTACCGGACGTGTCATCGACGAACTCGCGCACTTCCGGTTCGGCGACGAGGAGATCGCGATCGTCGAGAAGTTCCTCGACGCCGAGACCGTGGCCTGGCTGCGCGACTACCGATTCTCCGGTGACATCGATGGTTACCGCGAGGGCGAGCTGTATTTCCCCGGTTCGCCCATCCTCACCGTGCGCGCCGAATTCGCCGAGGGGGTGCTGCTCGAGACACTGATCCTGTCGATCCTCAACCATGACAGCGCGATCGCCTCGGCCGCGGCGCGGATGGTCAGCGCCGCCGGCACGCGACCCATCATCGAGATGGGTTCGCGGCGTACCCACGAGCGTGCCGCGGTCGCGTCGTCGCGGGCCGCCTACATCGCCGGCGTCGCCGCGACGTCCAACCTGGAAGCCGCCCGACGCTACGGCGTACCCAGCGCGGGGACCGCCGCACACGCCTTCACCCTGGCCTTCACCGGTCCCGGGGGACCCGACGAGAAAGCCGCCTTCGCCGCCCAGATCGACGCGCTCGGCGTCGGCACCACGCTGCTGGTGGACACCTACGACATCACTGCGGGCGTCCGCAACGCCATCGAGGTCGGCGGCACCGGCCTCGGCGCGGTTCGCATCGACTCCGGAGACCTCGGCGTGCTGGCACGTCAGGTCCGCCATCAGCTCGACGATCTCGGCGCCACCGAGACCAGAATCGTGGTCTCCGGCGACCTCGACGAGTACGCCATCGCGTCGCTGCGCGCTGAACCGGTGGACACCTACGGCGTCGGCACCTCCCTGGTCACCGGCAGCGGCGCACCCACCGCCGGCATGGTGTACAAACTCGTGGAGGTCGACGGCGTCCCAGTGGCAAAACGCGCCAGCCACAAGGAATCCCGTGGTGGCGCCAAGACCGCGATCCGCGCCGCCCGGCCCACCGGCACCATCGTCGAGGAGATCGTCTACCGCAGCGGGGAACCGAAACCGGCGTCCGACGGTCTAACCTTGCGTGATCTTCAGATCCCACTCGTGCGCGGCGGCGACCCCGTCCCGGGACTGCCGACGCTCACCGACGCACGGGCGCATCTCGCTGACGGGCTCGTCAGCCTGCCGTGGGAAGGTCTGGGGCTCTCCCACGGGGACCCCGCGGTCCCCACGCGCTATGTGCTCGACGCAGCGCCGAAGGTCTAG
- the clpS gene encoding ATP-dependent Clp protease adapter ClpS encodes MSPDVTRAHEATPGGPGSGGAAVADPEVADGATDLDRPWMTIVWDDPVNLMRYVTFVFQKIFGYSESKANQLMMQVHTEGKAVVSSGDRDKVETDVRKLHAAGLWATMQRDT; translated from the coding sequence ATGTCGCCTGACGTAACTCGTGCGCACGAGGCTACCCCCGGCGGCCCCGGCAGCGGGGGAGCCGCGGTCGCCGATCCCGAGGTGGCCGACGGCGCAACGGACCTCGATCGGCCATGGATGACGATCGTGTGGGACGACCCCGTCAACCTGATGCGATATGTCACCTTCGTGTTCCAGAAGATCTTCGGGTACTCCGAATCCAAGGCGAATCAGCTGATGATGCAGGTGCACACCGAGGGCAAGGCCGTGGTCTCCTCGGGCGACCGCGACAAGGTCGAGACCGATGTCCGTAAACTCCACGCGGCAGGCCTCTGGGCCACCATGCAGCGGGATACCTGA
- the aosR gene encoding oxidative stress transcriptional regulator AosR gives MRTWKRKGRGAGVRICSQLDPHEAELLASMVTSMCELLTEREQSAPRDDLADLTGIRVGHVEAPRDATLGRLLPDFHRPDQDRELSADVVNGKLNAALRSVNEPKIIDAKLAAAQVVLDTLPSGGGDIALTEDQAAGWLSALNDVRLALGAMLGISEDTPDQLPPDHPHAAHLDVYHWLTVMQDLLVETLMTSR, from the coding sequence GTGCGGACATGGAAACGCAAGGGCCGGGGCGCGGGGGTGCGCATCTGTTCCCAACTCGACCCGCACGAGGCCGAACTGCTGGCGTCGATGGTCACCTCGATGTGCGAACTGCTCACCGAGCGGGAGCAGAGTGCCCCGCGCGATGATCTCGCCGACCTCACCGGTATTCGGGTGGGCCATGTCGAAGCTCCCCGCGATGCCACCCTCGGGCGCCTGCTGCCCGACTTCCACCGTCCCGACCAGGATCGTGAACTGTCCGCCGACGTGGTGAACGGCAAACTTAACGCAGCGCTGCGCAGCGTGAACGAACCGAAGATCATCGACGCGAAACTCGCTGCCGCGCAGGTGGTTCTGGACACACTGCCCAGCGGTGGCGGCGACATCGCACTCACCGAGGACCAGGCAGCCGGGTGGCTGAGCGCGCTCAACGACGTACGGCTGGCGCTCGGAGCGATGCTGGGGATCTCCGAGGACACCCCCGATCAGCTCCCGCCGGATCATCCGCATGCCGCCCACCTCGACGTCTACCACTGGCTCACCGTGATGCAGGACCTGCTCGTCGAGACCCTGATGACGAGCCGATGA
- a CDS encoding P1 family peptidase, giving the protein MITSRAGNRITDVGGVTVGHHHRIEEPQWATGTTVVRVAGEGDRVPMVAVDVRGGGPGTRETDLLDPSNTVQTAHAIVLTGGSAYGLAAADGVMGVLESEGVGLPMDEQGHVVPIVPAAVIFDLPVGEWHARPDAEFGARAAWSAGVDFEVGSVGAGAGARAGALKGGVGTASVRIPDGPAAGITVGALMVANPVGTVIDPDTGLPWAAGKDDLERHGLRTPSGPEIARLAELQEKAKVLNTTIGVLATDAAFDAAMTRRVAMAGHDGLARAIRPAHSPLDGDTIFALATGAVAPGAGGPIPPGMYPQVAVLAEVCRHAAHVVARAIVDAVISATPVGELAAYTQVAPSALR; this is encoded by the coding sequence ATGATAACGAGCCGCGCCGGTAATCGCATCACCGACGTCGGTGGTGTCACCGTCGGCCACCATCACCGGATCGAGGAACCGCAGTGGGCCACCGGAACCACCGTCGTGCGGGTGGCCGGGGAAGGCGACCGCGTGCCGATGGTCGCCGTCGACGTCCGCGGTGGTGGCCCGGGCACCCGCGAGACCGACCTGCTCGATCCGTCGAACACGGTGCAGACCGCGCACGCGATCGTGCTGACCGGCGGCAGCGCATACGGACTCGCCGCCGCCGACGGCGTGATGGGTGTGCTGGAGAGCGAAGGCGTCGGGCTGCCGATGGACGAGCAGGGCCATGTGGTGCCGATCGTCCCCGCCGCGGTGATCTTCGATCTGCCGGTCGGCGAATGGCACGCCCGTCCCGATGCGGAGTTCGGTGCCCGTGCCGCCTGGTCCGCGGGCGTCGACTTCGAGGTCGGCAGTGTCGGTGCAGGCGCCGGGGCCCGGGCCGGGGCTCTCAAAGGCGGAGTGGGCACGGCATCGGTGCGCATCCCCGACGGTCCCGCCGCCGGGATCACCGTCGGAGCGCTGATGGTGGCCAACCCGGTCGGAACGGTCATCGACCCCGACACCGGATTGCCCTGGGCCGCAGGTAAAGACGATCTCGAACGGCACGGCCTGCGGACGCCGTCGGGGCCCGAGATCGCGAGGCTGGCCGAACTGCAGGAGAAGGCCAAGGTGCTCAACACCACCATCGGGGTCCTCGCCACCGACGCCGCCTTCGATGCGGCGATGACGCGGCGCGTCGCGATGGCCGGACACGACGGTCTGGCCCGGGCCATTCGGCCGGCGCATTCGCCGCTCGACGGTGACACGATCTTCGCGCTCGCTACCGGAGCCGTCGCGCCCGGCGCCGGCGGACCCATCCCGCCCGGGATGTACCCGCAGGTGGCCGTGCTCGCCGAGGTCTGCCGCCACGCCGCCCACGTGGTGGCCAGGGCCATCGTCGACGCGGTGATCTCCGCGACGCCGGTCGGCGAACTTGCCGCCTATACGCAGGTGGCGCCGTCAGCTTTGCGCTGA
- a CDS encoding DUF4189 domain-containing protein → MSLRKRLSILALTLAGVVGALILPSVSEPAPAHAYGYYYGALALSTSERYVGRALDYDSYAEASQAALRACGYADCKVVTRFANGCGAIAESPSYWGFGNGSSLYSAQSEALYYSGSGAEIVYWACTSAHD, encoded by the coding sequence ATGAGCCTTCGCAAGCGGCTGTCCATCCTGGCGCTGACGCTCGCGGGCGTCGTCGGCGCGCTGATCCTGCCATCGGTCTCCGAGCCGGCACCGGCCCACGCCTACGGCTACTACTACGGCGCGCTGGCGCTGTCCACCAGCGAACGCTACGTCGGTCGCGCCCTCGACTATGACTCCTACGCCGAGGCCAGCCAGGCCGCCCTGCGCGCCTGTGGCTACGCGGATTGCAAGGTGGTGACCCGCTTCGCGAACGGCTGCGGTGCGATTGCCGAGTCGCCGAGCTACTGGGGCTTCGGCAACGGTTCATCGCTCTACAGCGCCCAGTCCGAAGCTCTGTATTACTCGGGGTCCGGCGCCGAGATCGTCTACTGGGCGTGCACGAGCGCACACGACTGA